The DNA region TCATCGACGAGGCCATGAAGATCGCCGAGCAGATGGAGAAGGACGGCATCGCCTCCGGCGAGCCCACCGTCTCGGTCGCCGGCTGAAGCACGGCCAACCGGCCCGCCCACGCAAGAAGCCCCTCCGGCCACGGAGGGGCTTTTTCGTACCCCCCGCACCGGCAGGTGCGGGGGGTAGAGTGCCAGGACCAGCAGAAACCGCACCGGTGAGGCCCTCGTGTTGACGCAATCATCGACGCGGGTCCTCGAACCCGCCGACCTCGGCGCCGCGCTCGCCGTCCTGGAGAGCGCCCCCGTCGAGAACGCCTTCGTCGCCGCCCGCGTCCAGCTCGCCGGGCTCGACCCCTGGCGGCTCGGCGGCGAGATGTGGGGCTGGTACAGCGACGGACACCTCACCTCGCTCTGCTACTCCGGCGCCAACCTCGTGCCCATCTGCGCCACCCCCGAGGCCGTCCGCGCCTTCGCCGACCGGGCCCGCAGGACCGGCCGCCGCTGCTCCTCCATCGTCGGCCCGGCCGGACCCACCGCCCAGCTGTGGCGGCTCCTCGAACCCGGCTGGGGACCCGCCCGCGACGTCCGCGCACACCAGCCGCTCATGGTCACCGAGCAGCCCTCCACGACCGTCCGGGCCGACCCGCTGGTGCGCCGGGTCCGCAAGGACGAGATGGACGTGATCATGCCCGCCTGCGTGGCCATGTTCACCGAGGAGGTCGGCGTCTCCCCCCTCGCCGCCGACGGCGGACTGCTCTACCAGGCCCGGGTCGCCGAACTCGTCGGCTCCGGCCGCTCCTTCGCCCGCATCGAGGACGGCAAGGTCCTCTTCAAGGCCGAGATCGGCGCCGCCACCCGCCAGGCCTGCCAGATCCAGGGCGTCTGGGTCGCCCCCGAACACCGCGGCAAGGGCCTGTCCGAGACCGGCATGGCCGCCGTCCTGAAGTACGCCCTCGCCGACGTCGCACCCGTCGTCAGCCTCTACGTGAACGACTACAACAGGCCCGCCCGCGCCGCGTACCGCC from Streptomyces fradiae includes:
- a CDS encoding GNAT family N-acetyltransferase, encoding MLTQSSTRVLEPADLGAALAVLESAPVENAFVAARVQLAGLDPWRLGGEMWGWYSDGHLTSLCYSGANLVPICATPEAVRAFADRARRTGRRCSSIVGPAGPTAQLWRLLEPGWGPARDVRAHQPLMVTEQPSTTVRADPLVRRVRKDEMDVIMPACVAMFTEEVGVSPLAADGGLLYQARVAELVGSGRSFARIEDGKVLFKAEIGAATRQACQIQGVWVAPEHRGKGLSETGMAAVLKYALADVAPVVSLYVNDYNRPARAAYRRVGFEEVGAFMSVLF